One part of the Microbulbifer sp. THAF38 genome encodes these proteins:
- the argF gene encoding ornithine carbamoyltransferase, with translation MAIRHFLTLMDLSAEELKQIIERAIELKTLRNQGITTDLFRGKVLGMIFEKSSTRTRVSFEAGMAQMGGSALFLSPRDTQLGRGEPIEDSARVISRMVDMVMIRTFGHETLERFAAHSRVPVINALSDSYHPCQLLADIQTFVEHRGSPAGKVVAWVGDGNNMCHSYINAARLCDFELRIASPQGYAPDADIVAAAGDRVKVVHNPVEAVRGADWITTDVWASMGQETEQQTRSEAFDNYQVNHELMSHANEGAIFMHCLPAHRGEEVSAELLEDERISKVWDEAENRLHAQKALMEFLQEHSQ, from the coding sequence ATGGCGATCAGGCATTTCCTCACCCTAATGGATCTCTCCGCAGAGGAACTAAAGCAAATTATCGAGCGCGCTATCGAATTAAAAACCCTGCGCAACCAAGGCATTACCACCGACCTTTTTCGCGGAAAAGTGTTGGGGATGATTTTTGAAAAGTCCTCTACCCGCACCCGTGTCTCTTTTGAAGCCGGCATGGCACAGATGGGCGGCAGCGCCCTATTCCTATCACCGCGGGATACCCAGCTGGGGCGCGGCGAACCCATCGAGGACAGTGCCCGAGTCATCTCCCGAATGGTCGACATGGTGATGATCCGCACGTTTGGTCACGAGACCCTGGAACGCTTCGCGGCTCACTCGCGGGTACCCGTAATCAATGCTCTATCTGACAGTTACCACCCCTGCCAGCTGCTCGCCGATATCCAGACTTTCGTCGAGCACCGCGGCAGCCCCGCGGGCAAAGTAGTGGCCTGGGTAGGTGATGGCAACAATATGTGCCACTCCTATATCAATGCGGCGCGGTTGTGCGACTTCGAACTGCGTATCGCCAGTCCCCAGGGCTACGCACCCGATGCCGATATCGTCGCCGCTGCCGGCGACCGGGTGAAGGTTGTGCATAACCCTGTGGAGGCCGTGCGCGGTGCCGATTGGATCACCACCGATGTATGGGCCTCAATGGGCCAGGAAACGGAACAACAGACACGCAGCGAGGCTTTCGATAATTACCAGGTGAATCACGAGTTGATGAGTCACGCCAATGAAGGGGCGATTTTTATGCACTGCCTGCCGGCGCATCGCGGGGAGGAAGTCAGCGCTGAACTATTGGAAGACGAGCGTATTTCCAAGGTTTGGGATGAAGCGGAAAATCGCCTGCATGCACAGAAAGCACTGATGGAATTTTTGCAGGAACACAGCCAGTAA